The proteins below come from a single Treponema phagedenis genomic window:
- a CDS encoding ABC transporter substrate-binding protein, producing MKKILVGMLAAAALFGFITCGGGGSDSKGKLVWWTIGGTPKDLAPVLDEANNYVKDKLGGAAFEMKYSDWGEFNEKMSKIINTGEPYDICFTCSWANPYIQNAKNGAFYPLDELLETEAKDLKAFIPDVLWDSAKVDGKIYAVPTYKDTAFAPYWAFNKDDLDALNLRAEDFEWKPNEESSLDSMRRLEKAFDAYKKANPNKYPLQLNKDGWAGMFDEFDMLTPPVGVAFSDKSGKIICPLETKVLQDKWDLLVEWNKKGYINPDAATLQENIKVLFLFGGHGFPYADVAYWSGNYPCKAVLRYKPYFTTGSAQGSMNAISAQSKNPKEALKLLELVNLDPKVRNLLAYGIEGKHYKKTGDTSIEFIDKKSYDVPAFSQGTFFTTYTVDPAPPQMWKAVQEFNQNVEGSPILGFSFDPTPIETELALVKAEWEKYDSFVRLGLKSRTEIYDEMMANLKAAGLDKIIAEAQKQLDAWKAAR from the coding sequence ATGAAGAAAATTCTTGTTGGAATGCTTGCAGCAGCGGCATTATTCGGTTTTATCACTTGCGGTGGCGGAGGCAGCGACAGCAAGGGAAAATTAGTGTGGTGGACAATAGGCGGTACGCCGAAAGACTTAGCGCCGGTTCTGGATGAGGCAAATAACTATGTGAAAGACAAACTCGGCGGGGCGGCATTTGAAATGAAATACTCCGATTGGGGCGAGTTTAACGAGAAAATGTCCAAGATTATTAACACGGGCGAGCCCTACGATATCTGCTTTACCTGCTCATGGGCAAACCCCTACATACAGAATGCAAAAAACGGTGCCTTTTATCCATTGGATGAATTGCTGGAAACCGAGGCGAAGGACTTAAAAGCCTTTATTCCCGATGTACTTTGGGACAGTGCAAAGGTTGACGGAAAAATCTATGCGGTTCCAACCTATAAGGACACCGCTTTTGCACCGTATTGGGCATTTAATAAAGATGACCTTGATGCTCTGAATCTTAGAGCGGAAGATTTTGAGTGGAAGCCGAACGAAGAATCTTCGCTTGACAGTATGAGACGGCTTGAAAAAGCTTTTGACGCATATAAAAAAGCAAATCCTAACAAATATCCGCTTCAGTTAAACAAAGACGGATGGGCAGGTATGTTCGACGAATTCGATATGCTTACTCCGCCTGTCGGTGTTGCGTTTAGCGACAAAAGCGGAAAAATTATCTGCCCGCTTGAAACAAAGGTTTTACAGGATAAATGGGATTTATTGGTAGAATGGAATAAAAAAGGCTATATCAACCCCGATGCGGCAACCTTGCAGGAAAACATAAAGGTACTCTTCCTCTTTGGCGGACACGGCTTCCCCTATGCGGATGTTGCCTACTGGTCGGGAAATTACCCGTGCAAGGCAGTTCTTCGCTATAAGCCTTACTTTACCACCGGATCCGCACAGGGCTCAATGAACGCGATATCGGCGCAATCAAAGAATCCCAAAGAAGCGCTTAAATTGCTTGAGCTGGTAAACCTTGACCCGAAAGTTCGAAACCTGCTTGCCTACGGTATTGAAGGAAAACATTATAAGAAAACCGGAGACACCTCAATAGAATTTATCGACAAAAAATCCTATGACGTTCCCGCTTTCTCGCAAGGAACCTTCTTTACCACCTACACGGTAGACCCCGCTCCGCCTCAAATGTGGAAAGCGGTACAAGAGTTTAACCAAAATGTAGAGGGTTCGCCGATACTCGGCTTCAGCTTTGACCCCACTCCGATAGAAACCGAACTTGCCTTGGTAAAAGCGGAATGGGAAAAATACGATTCCTTTGTGCGGCTCGGTCTTAAATCACGAACAGAGATTTACGACGAAATGATGGCAAACTTAAAAGCAGCCGGTTTGGATAAAATTATCGCCGAAGCGCAAAAACAACTTGATGCTTGGAAAGCTGCCCGATAA
- the nifJ gene encoding pyruvate:ferredoxin (flavodoxin) oxidoreductase: MQKKTQTMTGNNAASYVAYAFTDVAAIYPITPSSDMAELIDSWSANGKKNIFGQTVLVSELESEAGAAGAMHGALSAGALAASFTASQGLLLMIPNMYKMSGELLPGVLHVSARALSSHALSIFGDHQDVMACRQTGFGMLASGSVQEIIDLGGIAHLAAIKGRVPFMHFFDGFRTSHELQNVELIDYEDFAKMIDWKALNDWRTTAMNPEHPFTKGTAQNPDIYFQAAEASNRFYIDAVEIVADYMKQISSLTGRTYKPFDYHGAADAERVIVAMGSITETAEETVDYLVSQGEKVGLIKVRLYRPFSPQYLFEVMPKTVKKIAVLDRTKEKGALYEPLHLDILGAYIDVPNKPIIVGGRYGLASKDTTPTMVKSVFDNLKSDTPKNNFSVGIEDDITHLNLPMPEEIKTEPTGNIRCKFWGFGSDGTVGANKSAIKIIGDSTGMYAQAYFAYDSKKSGGVTVSHLRFGKKPIKSAYLISDADFISCSKQSYVHQYDLLKGLKKGGTFLLNCLWSDAELENTIPAAMKKFIAKNDIKFYTINATEIAQKIGLGHRINMIMQSAFFKLAEIIPIEQAVESLKSSILSTYGKKGDDIVKMNYTAVDMGIESPHQVTVPKSWADAEDKSIDNAHLPPYIRNILVPINRLEGDRLKVSAFKGVEDGRMPNCTSRFEKRGIAVEVPHWIKENCIQCNQCSFVCPHAVIRPFLLNEKENSAKPQVFETIKANGKGLEDMTYRMQVSVLDCTGCSNCANICPAKNKALVMKPLAEEEAQAANWDFAVDEVSNKHGVMDQFSVKGSQFKQPLLEFHGACAGCGETAYATLVTQLFGDRMMIANASGCSSIWGGSYPTAGFSYNEKGKGPTWASSLFEDNANYGYGMALGTRKLREQAEDYMKKFLELNVGTDFTPLFKEWIENKKNLAANVITCDKIKALFDKHQKPVNQIIKNTPEADYLPKPESHVFKYDTGNIEADRLLEYIYKLKDFLVKKSVWSFGGDGWAYDIGYGGLDHTMASGEDFNILVFDTEVYSNTGGQSSKSTPTAAVAKFAAGGKRMRKKDLGAMLMTYGYVYVAQVSLGANMNQLVKALKEAESYDGPSIVLCYAPCVNHGLRSGMGRSVEQEKKAVEAGYWHLYRFDPRLKKEGKNPFQLDSKEPTASFQDFINSEVRYTSLKKTFPDVADELFLKAEEDAKDRYDRYKKMAQN, from the coding sequence ATGCAAAAAAAAACTCAAACGATGACCGGTAATAATGCGGCATCCTATGTTGCCTATGCATTTACCGATGTTGCGGCTATTTATCCGATAACCCCGTCTTCGGATATGGCTGAGTTAATTGATTCTTGGTCGGCAAACGGCAAGAAAAATATTTTCGGGCAAACAGTGTTAGTATCGGAGCTTGAATCCGAAGCCGGTGCGGCAGGTGCAATGCACGGCGCTCTTTCAGCCGGAGCCTTGGCGGCAAGTTTTACCGCAAGTCAGGGCTTACTGCTTATGATACCTAATATGTATAAAATGTCGGGTGAATTACTGCCCGGCGTTTTGCATGTGTCTGCTCGGGCGCTTTCCAGTCATGCGCTTTCGATTTTCGGTGATCACCAGGATGTTATGGCGTGCCGCCAAACAGGCTTCGGAATGCTTGCATCCGGGTCGGTACAGGAAATTATCGATTTGGGCGGAATAGCCCACCTTGCAGCTATTAAAGGTAGGGTACCGTTCATGCATTTTTTTGACGGTTTTCGGACAAGTCATGAGCTTCAAAATGTTGAACTGATTGATTATGAAGATTTCGCAAAAATGATTGACTGGAAGGCTTTAAACGATTGGCGCACCACGGCAATGAACCCCGAACATCCCTTTACAAAAGGAACAGCGCAAAACCCCGATATTTATTTTCAGGCAGCGGAAGCATCAAATAGATTTTATATCGATGCGGTTGAAATAGTTGCCGATTACATGAAGCAAATTTCAAGCCTTACTGGCAGAACATATAAACCCTTTGATTATCACGGAGCAGCAGATGCCGAGCGTGTTATCGTTGCAATGGGCTCAATTACCGAAACAGCAGAAGAAACGGTTGATTATCTTGTCTCGCAAGGCGAAAAAGTAGGGCTTATTAAAGTAAGGCTGTATCGCCCGTTCTCTCCTCAGTATTTGTTTGAGGTAATGCCTAAAACTGTAAAAAAAATAGCCGTTCTTGACCGTACCAAGGAAAAAGGCGCTTTGTATGAGCCGCTCCATTTAGACATACTCGGTGCGTATATTGATGTTCCAAATAAACCGATTATAGTCGGCGGGCGATACGGATTAGCATCAAAGGATACAACACCGACAATGGTAAAATCCGTTTTTGATAATTTAAAATCGGATACACCTAAAAATAATTTTTCGGTGGGGATTGAAGATGATATCACTCATTTGAATTTACCCATGCCCGAAGAAATTAAAACAGAACCGACAGGCAATATCCGCTGTAAATTCTGGGGTTTTGGATCCGACGGAACTGTCGGCGCAAATAAGAGTGCGATAAAAATAATCGGAGACAGCACCGGTATGTATGCGCAAGCGTATTTTGCCTATGACAGTAAAAAATCGGGCGGCGTTACCGTATCGCATTTACGGTTTGGAAAAAAGCCTATCAAATCCGCCTATCTTATAAGCGATGCCGATTTTATTTCATGTTCAAAACAATCCTATGTGCATCAATACGACCTTTTAAAAGGATTAAAGAAGGGCGGAACCTTTTTGCTTAACTGTCTCTGGTCTGATGCAGAGCTTGAAAATACTATTCCGGCGGCAATGAAGAAATTTATTGCAAAAAACGATATTAAATTCTATACCATTAACGCAACGGAAATTGCGCAAAAAATCGGTCTTGGACATAGAATTAATATGATTATGCAGTCCGCCTTTTTTAAACTTGCCGAAATTATCCCCATTGAGCAAGCCGTTGAAAGCTTAAAAAGCTCAATTTTAAGCACCTATGGTAAAAAAGGCGATGATATCGTAAAGATGAATTATACTGCGGTTGATATGGGTATTGAATCGCCTCATCAGGTAACTGTTCCGAAAAGCTGGGCGGATGCGGAAGATAAATCGATTGATAACGCTCATTTGCCTCCGTATATTAGAAATATTCTTGTTCCGATTAACCGCTTGGAAGGAGATCGGTTAAAGGTTAGTGCGTTTAAAGGCGTTGAGGACGGACGTATGCCGAACTGCACAAGCAGATTTGAAAAACGTGGTATCGCCGTTGAAGTTCCTCATTGGATAAAAGAAAATTGTATACAATGTAACCAATGCTCTTTTGTTTGCCCCCATGCGGTTATCAGACCATTCCTCTTAAATGAAAAAGAAAATTCCGCAAAGCCGCAGGTTTTTGAGACGATAAAAGCAAACGGTAAGGGCTTGGAGGATATGACATACAGAATGCAGGTTTCCGTTTTGGACTGCACCGGCTGTTCTAATTGCGCAAATATTTGTCCTGCAAAGAATAAAGCCCTTGTGATGAAACCCTTGGCCGAAGAAGAAGCTCAGGCGGCAAACTGGGACTTTGCAGTGGACGAAGTTTCTAATAAACACGGCGTTATGGATCAGTTTTCGGTTAAAGGCAGCCAATTCAAACAACCGCTTTTGGAATTCCACGGCGCTTGTGCGGGATGTGGTGAAACAGCATACGCAACGCTTGTTACGCAATTGTTTGGAGACAGAATGATGATCGCAAACGCATCGGGATGTTCTTCAATTTGGGGCGGTTCGTATCCGACCGCGGGATTCTCCTATAACGAAAAAGGCAAAGGCCCCACATGGGCAAGCTCGCTTTTTGAGGATAATGCAAACTACGGATACGGCATGGCGCTCGGTACAAGAAAACTGAGGGAACAGGCTGAGGATTACATGAAAAAATTTCTGGAACTCAATGTTGGTACCGATTTTACCCCTCTTTTTAAAGAATGGATCGAAAACAAAAAAAATCTTGCAGCAAACGTGATAACCTGCGATAAGATTAAAGCTCTTTTTGATAAGCACCAAAAACCGGTAAATCAGATAATAAAAAACACTCCTGAAGCAGATTATCTTCCCAAACCGGAAAGTCATGTATTCAAGTATGATACCGGCAATATCGAAGCAGATCGCTTGCTTGAATACATTTACAAGCTAAAAGACTTCTTGGTTAAAAAGAGTGTGTGGTCGTTCGGCGGAGACGGATGGGCATATGATATAGGGTATGGCGGGTTAGACCATACGATGGCATCCGGAGAAGATTTTAATATCCTGGTATTTGACACCGAAGTGTATTCCAATACCGGCGGGCAGTCGTCCAAATCAACCCCAACCGCTGCGGTTGCAAAATTTGCCGCCGGCGGAAAAAGAATGCGCAAGAAGGACTTAGGCGCAATGCTGATGACATACGGTTATGTATATGTTGCTCAGGTTTCCTTAGGAGCGAATATGAATCAGCTGGTTAAAGCCTTAAAAGAAGCCGAAAGTTATGACGGTCCTTCAATCGTGCTTTGCTATGCGCCCTGTGTAAACCACGGGCTTCGTTCTGGAATGGGGCGCAGTGTGGAACAGGAAAAGAAGGCCGTGGAAGCAGGATACTGGCATTTATACCGGTTTGATCCGCGCTTAAAAAAGGAAGGCAAAAATCCTTTCCAGCTTGACAGCAAAGAACCTACTGCCTCTTTCCAGGATTTTATCAATTCCGAGGTGCGTTATACATCGCTTAAGAAAACCTTCCCCGATGTTGCGGACGAACTGTTTTTAAAAGCGGAAGAAGATGCAAAAGATCGATATGATCGGTATAAAAAAATGGCTCAAAACTAG
- a CDS encoding carbohydrate ABC transporter permease yields the protein MSIFRKLSNVERNNYLQPPASVLAHLLFLLLGLLCVIPFIFVIIISFSSPASIQEVGYSFFPTAFSLEAYRYVFEAKDVIFRAYGVSIFITITGTALGLLLNSSIAYALSRPNFRYQKFFTLVVLIPMLFNGGLISFYLIMTKFLHLKDSLLALILPSAVSSFYIMVLRTFFKTTIPESIIDSARIDGAGQFHIFFKMILPISLPALATIGLFLTFGYWNEWFNALLFIEQPTKVPLQALLMRIEQNLSFITDNMSMLGGYGKTINLPSETMKMAIVVLVAMPIACAYPFFQRYFISGLTIGSIKG from the coding sequence GTGAGTATTTTTAGAAAACTGTCAAATGTGGAACGCAATAATTATTTACAACCGCCGGCATCTGTTCTGGCGCATCTTCTGTTTTTGCTGTTAGGACTGCTCTGCGTTATTCCCTTTATTTTTGTAATCATCATCTCGTTTTCTTCCCCTGCTTCAATACAGGAAGTCGGATACTCGTTTTTTCCAACGGCGTTTTCGCTTGAAGCCTACCGCTATGTGTTTGAAGCAAAAGATGTTATTTTCCGCGCATACGGAGTTTCGATTTTTATTACGATTACGGGAACGGCGCTGGGGCTTTTGCTTAATTCTTCTATTGCGTATGCGCTTTCCCGCCCGAATTTTCGGTATCAAAAGTTTTTTACATTGGTGGTGCTTATCCCGATGTTGTTTAACGGAGGCTTAATCTCTTTTTATTTGATAATGACCAAGTTTTTGCATTTGAAAGACAGCCTGTTGGCACTTATTTTGCCGTCCGCTGTTTCTTCGTTTTATATCATGGTGCTGCGAACCTTTTTTAAAACCACCATTCCTGAATCGATTATTGATTCAGCGCGGATTGACGGGGCGGGACAATTTCATATTTTCTTTAAGATGATTTTACCTATTTCGCTGCCGGCTCTTGCAACAATCGGACTCTTTTTAACCTTCGGGTATTGGAACGAGTGGTTTAATGCCCTGCTTTTTATTGAGCAGCCGACTAAGGTGCCGCTCCAAGCCTTGCTTATGAGGATTGAGCAAAACCTCTCGTTTATTACCGATAACATGAGCATGCTCGGCGGATACGGAAAAACAATTAATCTACCCTCAGAGACAATGAAAATGGCGATAGTGGTGCTTGTTGCCATGCCCATTGCCTGCGCGTATCCGTTTTTTCAGCGCTATTTTATCAGCGGACTGACAATCGGTTCAATTAAAGGGTGA
- a CDS encoding ABC transporter permease — protein sequence MQKKLKEAKGKRHFFDESFELALLSLPTTIWYFLFSFLPMFGVIIAFKNYRIFGPGFIGNLIKSKWVGFDNFAFLFKTKNAWLIVRNTLGFNAIFIVLGIVIPISLAVLLSLLYNQRLGKIYQTMMFLPHFLSWVVVSYFLYAFLNAQNGLFNHLIVKYGGTPIQWYAEKAYWPWILIFMSVWKGMGYGTVMYLAAITGIDKSLYEAAYLDGASRWQGVKYITIPSLKSLVIILFIMSLGGIFRADFGLFYQVPMNSAFLYDITTVFDTYVYRAIGTVNIGMSAAAAFFQSIMGFILIFSSNFLIRKLDRNAALF from the coding sequence GTGCAAAAGAAACTAAAAGAGGCAAAAGGAAAGAGGCATTTTTTTGATGAGAGTTTTGAGCTCGCGCTTTTATCTTTACCCACAACCATTTGGTATTTTCTTTTTTCATTTTTACCGATGTTCGGGGTAATTATTGCTTTTAAAAATTATCGCATTTTCGGACCGGGGTTTATCGGCAATCTTATTAAAAGTAAATGGGTAGGTTTTGACAATTTTGCCTTTTTGTTTAAAACAAAAAACGCATGGCTGATTGTACGGAATACCCTTGGATTTAACGCTATTTTTATTGTACTCGGCATTGTTATTCCGATAAGCCTTGCGGTGCTGCTTAGCCTTTTATATAATCAGCGCCTTGGAAAAATTTACCAAACCATGATGTTTTTGCCGCATTTTTTATCATGGGTTGTAGTCAGTTATTTTTTATATGCTTTTTTGAATGCACAAAACGGGCTTTTTAATCATCTGATAGTCAAGTACGGCGGAACTCCCATTCAATGGTATGCGGAAAAAGCCTATTGGCCTTGGATTCTTATTTTTATGAGTGTATGGAAGGGAATGGGGTACGGCACGGTTATGTATTTAGCGGCAATTACCGGCATTGACAAAAGTTTATACGAGGCGGCGTATTTGGACGGCGCTTCACGATGGCAAGGCGTAAAGTATATTACCATTCCTTCACTTAAATCCTTGGTGATAATCCTTTTTATCATGTCTTTAGGCGGTATTTTCCGGGCAGATTTCGGACTTTTTTATCAGGTACCGATGAACTCCGCCTTTTTGTACGATATTACCACCGTATTTGACACCTATGTGTATCGGGCAATCGGTACGGTCAATATCGGGATGAGTGCGGCAGCTGCCTTTTTTCAGTCAATTATGGGTTTTATTCTTATTTTCAGCTCAAACTTTCTTATCCGAAAGCTTGACCGGAATGCAGCACTGTTTTAA
- a CDS encoding HAL/PAL/TAL family ammonia-lyase — MDTLLLTGTPLSLDDVYSVAYDRRSVEISEEAEKRVQTARQILFDMAAEGKPVYGLNRGVGWNKDKEFDSEFFATYNRNLLNSHCLGVKPYHTDEQVRAILLLRLNKALTGHTGISAELLYHYRDFLNYGIHPKIPMRSSIGEGDITTLSHIGLAFIGEEDVSFNGETMNSRVAMEKVGLKPAKLGPKDGLSIVSCNAQGEAMTAIVLKEIEDVIQISNLIFCLSLEGLNGVVQSLREDVNAVRGIKGQIKAAKMCREFLKGSFLYDFDPERALQDPLSFRCAHAVNGSMYDAMEYVKEQLLITMNTTDDNPCILIDEHTAFVSANFEITSLAIGVEMLATALSHISKTSCYRMIKLADPAFTKLNRFLTPEDVKTIAFGTIQKTFTMLDTQNRGLANPSSMDFYSLAGTIEDHASNLPLACYKIFQMIDNIYYVIGIEAMHAAQAIDLRKNYKLGAGTKKAYALIREVLPFYSEDRNLSKDIEKIYEFIKSKKLLHI, encoded by the coding sequence TTGGATACTTTACTGTTAACCGGTACGCCGTTATCGTTAGATGATGTCTATAGCGTTGCGTATGACAGACGATCAGTAGAAATTTCTGAAGAAGCAGAAAAAAGAGTCCAAACAGCTCGGCAAATTTTATTTGATATGGCTGCCGAGGGAAAACCGGTGTACGGTCTTAATCGAGGAGTTGGCTGGAATAAAGACAAAGAATTCGATTCCGAGTTTTTTGCAACGTATAACAGAAACTTGTTAAACAGTCATTGCTTAGGAGTAAAACCATATCATACGGATGAGCAAGTTCGAGCAATATTATTGCTGCGACTGAATAAAGCTCTCACCGGTCATACCGGTATTTCTGCAGAATTACTCTATCATTATCGCGATTTCTTAAACTATGGGATACATCCAAAAATACCTATGCGATCCTCAATAGGCGAAGGAGACATTACCACACTCTCTCATATCGGGCTTGCCTTTATCGGTGAAGAAGATGTTTCCTTCAACGGAGAAACAATGAATTCCCGTGTCGCAATGGAAAAGGTCGGACTTAAACCTGCAAAGCTCGGTCCAAAAGACGGATTGAGTATTGTATCCTGTAATGCGCAAGGCGAAGCTATGACTGCAATAGTTTTAAAAGAGATTGAGGACGTAATACAAATATCGAATTTGATTTTTTGTTTGAGTCTTGAGGGGCTTAACGGAGTGGTTCAATCTTTACGGGAAGATGTCAATGCTGTTCGAGGAATCAAAGGACAAATAAAAGCCGCCAAAATGTGCCGCGAATTTTTAAAGGGAAGCTTTCTTTACGATTTTGATCCTGAAAGAGCTTTGCAGGACCCGTTAAGTTTTCGATGCGCACATGCTGTCAACGGAAGTATGTATGATGCAATGGAGTATGTAAAAGAGCAGCTCCTTATCACAATGAATACAACCGATGATAACCCTTGTATCTTAATCGATGAACATACGGCCTTTGTAAGTGCAAATTTTGAAATAACCTCATTAGCAATCGGTGTTGAAATGCTCGCTACAGCTTTAAGTCATATCTCAAAAACTTCTTGCTATAGAATGATAAAACTTGCAGATCCTGCCTTTACAAAATTGAATAGGTTCTTAACACCGGAGGATGTAAAGACAATTGCCTTTGGCACCATTCAGAAAACATTTACAATGCTTGACACTCAAAATAGAGGCTTGGCTAATCCCTCATCAATGGATTTTTATTCTTTGGCCGGCACAATTGAAGATCATGCAAGTAATTTACCCTTAGCCTGTTATAAAATTTTTCAAATGATTGATAATATCTATTATGTTATCGGAATAGAGGCAATGCACGCTGCACAAGCCATTGACCTGCGGAAAAACTATAAACTCGGCGCGGGCACCAAAAAAGCATATGCGCTTATTAGAGAAGTACTTCCTTTCTATAGTGAAGATCGGAACTTGAGTAAAGACATAGAAAAAATCTACGAATTTATTAAATCAAAAAAATTATTACATATTTAG
- a CDS encoding glycoside hydrolase family 130 protein has protein sequence MAKIISQTVSNIPWEDKPNKYPYAMWRYSKNPVIPRDATPTSNSIFNSAVVPFKDGFAGVFRCDTRCRAMNLNAGFSKDGIHWEINPDPIVFEGDPEITAYEYRYDPRVCFIEDRYYISWCNGYHGPTIGLAWTKDFQHFHQLENAFLPYNRNGVLFPRKINGRYAMVSRPSDTGHTAFGDIFYSESPDLEFWGRHRHVMAPFRGNDSAWQSTKIGAGPTPIETDEGWLLFYHGVLNSCNGFVYSFGAALLDLEKPWKVLYRGAPYLISPQMQYECVGDVPNVTFPCAAVCAPDGRIAMYYGCADTVTGLAFTTAEETIQFLKDNNLKVQ, from the coding sequence ATGGCAAAAATTATCAGTCAAACCGTATCCAATATTCCCTGGGAAGACAAGCCGAACAAGTATCCCTATGCAATGTGGCGATATTCAAAAAATCCGGTTATTCCCCGCGATGCAACTCCTACTTCAAACAGTATTTTTAACTCTGCTGTGGTTCCCTTTAAGGACGGTTTTGCCGGCGTATTCCGCTGCGATACCCGCTGCCGCGCAATGAATTTAAATGCGGGATTTAGTAAAGACGGCATCCATTGGGAAATCAATCCCGATCCGATTGTGTTTGAAGGCGACCCCGAGATAACCGCGTACGAATACCGCTATGACCCGCGCGTTTGTTTTATCGAAGACCGCTACTACATCAGCTGGTGTAATGGCTACCACGGGCCGACAATCGGGCTTGCATGGACAAAGGATTTTCAGCACTTTCATCAACTGGAAAATGCCTTTTTACCCTATAACAGAAACGGCGTACTTTTCCCGCGCAAAATAAACGGCAGATATGCGATGGTCAGCAGACCAAGCGACACCGGACACACCGCCTTCGGAGACATTTTCTATAGCGAAAGTCCCGACCTTGAGTTTTGGGGCAGACATCGCCATGTGATGGCTCCCTTCCGCGGCAACGATTCGGCATGGCAGTCAACCAAAATAGGCGCAGGCCCTACGCCGATCGAAACCGATGAGGGCTGGCTTCTGTTTTATCACGGGGTACTGAATAGCTGTAACGGCTTTGTCTATAGTTTTGGCGCCGCCTTACTTGACTTGGAAAAACCCTGGAAGGTTTTATACCGCGGGGCTCCGTATCTTATCTCTCCGCAAATGCAGTATGAATGCGTGGGCGATGTGCCGAACGTAACCTTCCCCTGTGCGGCAGTCTGCGCCCCAGACGGAAGAATTGCAATGTACTACGGCTGTGCGGACACGGTAACAGGGCTTGCCTTTACCACCGCTGAAGAAACTATTCAATTTTTAAAAGACAACAACCTGAAGGTGCAATGA
- a CDS encoding BCCT family transporter translates to MAENQKKEIRWAVFIPALAFVLIAAITGIVSNETLTSVSNSFFAWSLESFGWLYQITLIAVLIITCVIMFSKLGSVRIGGKDAKPKYSFGTWFAMTLTGGVATGIVTWGVNEPIIYLGNIWGELDAVGITPGTPEAARFAMGRCFYNWTFIPYAIYALAGVVVAYVYFNKKQQLNVTSTLEPLFGEKIKKGIIANIIDTLSMLAIAIGLCTALTMCITLITTGLNASYGVTNNLKLFVIVGVLIVAMFTLSSYVGLDNGLKKLAGINAYFYYGLLLLLLVTGPTLYIVRNTTAGMAVWLDKFWLWGLDPIDIGGAPLTRSWTLFDFAFWVAYAPVTGIFLGQISYGRTIRECLIVNLVLPSVFGIIWFGVWGSTAMNMQLTGQLDLVAIIQNSNAVMGLFEFIKNMPLAVILVPVNLFVILISFVTAADATANNVASMCIKNIPIGSEAPRYLKALWGIIIGIIAIVMAAFGGGEQGVAGVKSLAAAGGFIVLFIFILQVISAVKMFFVDKIVE, encoded by the coding sequence ATGGCAGAGAATCAAAAAAAAGAAATAAGATGGGCAGTGTTTATACCTGCACTTGCATTTGTGTTAATCGCCGCAATCACCGGAATTGTCAGCAATGAAACCCTTACCAGTGTATCAAATAGTTTTTTTGCCTGGTCACTTGAAAGTTTTGGGTGGTTATACCAGATAACACTGATCGCAGTACTTATCATTACCTGTGTAATTATGTTTTCAAAATTGGGAAGTGTTAGAATCGGCGGAAAGGATGCAAAACCAAAATACTCGTTTGGTACATGGTTTGCCATGACTCTAACCGGCGGTGTTGCAACAGGTATTGTAACATGGGGAGTAAACGAACCAATTATTTATTTGGGAAATATCTGGGGAGAACTTGATGCGGTTGGAATTACTCCCGGCACACCTGAAGCAGCACGATTTGCTATGGGTAGATGTTTTTATAATTGGACATTTATTCCCTATGCTATTTATGCACTTGCAGGTGTTGTTGTTGCCTATGTGTATTTTAATAAAAAACAGCAGTTAAATGTAACATCAACATTGGAGCCTCTCTTTGGAGAAAAAATTAAAAAAGGCATCATCGCTAATATTATTGATACCCTATCCATGTTAGCAATTGCAATAGGGCTATGTACTGCTCTTACAATGTGCATAACGCTTATAACAACCGGACTAAATGCCTCGTATGGAGTAACAAATAATTTAAAACTATTTGTAATAGTCGGCGTTTTAATTGTTGCAATGTTTACTTTATCTTCTTATGTAGGATTGGACAACGGTCTAAAAAAACTTGCAGGCATTAATGCATATTTTTATTACGGGTTATTACTCTTATTGCTGGTAACAGGGCCAACCCTCTACATTGTAAGAAACACTACGGCCGGAATGGCGGTATGGCTTGATAAGTTTTGGCTATGGGGATTAGATCCGATTGATATCGGCGGCGCTCCGCTTACACGTTCATGGACATTATTTGACTTCGCATTTTGGGTTGCCTATGCACCGGTAACGGGAATTTTTCTTGGTCAAATTTCTTATGGAAGAACAATTCGGGAATGTTTAATTGTAAACCTTGTATTACCATCCGTATTCGGCATTATCTGGTTCGGCGTCTGGGGCAGTACTGCAATGAATATGCAATTAACCGGACAGCTTGACCTGGTTGCAATCATTCAGAATTCAAATGCGGTTATGGGCTTATTTGAGTTTATAAAAAACATGCCTCTGGCCGTAATACTTGTTCCCGTCAACCTATTTGTTATCTTAATATCATTTGTAACTGCGGCTGATGCAACTGCAAATAATGTTGCTTCCATGTGTATTAAAAACATACCAATCGGTTCAGAAGCACCGCGATATTTAAAAGCTCTTTGGGGCATAATCATAGGCATTATCGCTATCGTAATGGCAGCTTTTGGCGGCGGCGAGCAAGGTGTTGCAGGAGTTAAATCACTGGCAGCTGCCGGCGGATTTATAGTGCTATTTATTTTTATACTGCAAGTCATATCCGCAGTAAAAATGTTCTTTGTCGACAAAATAGTTGAATAA